A genomic segment from Glycine soja cultivar W05 chromosome 20, ASM419377v2, whole genome shotgun sequence encodes:
- the LOC114401742 gene encoding DDB1- and CUL4-associated factor 8-like — MNKRKALPDLCNREVGHLSPRNFALRLGSSEDLVLRLQLLRNLQKHRGCVNAVSFNADGDILVSGSDDCGIILWDWETGRIRLSFHSGHSNNVFQAKIMPHSDDRTIVTCAADGQVRHAQLLENGRVETKCLAKHQGRAHKLAIEPGSPHIFYTCGEDGLVQRFDLRTGAATELFTCQPIKDRWSYMPVIHLNAIAIDPRNPNLFAVAGSDEYARLYDIRKYKWDGSTDFGQPTNFFCPPHLIGDQQVGITGLAFSELRELLVSYNDELIYLFTQDMGLGPNPPDPVSPKSMNSDASEIGFSHGSVSSQSKMDADEKITPQVFKGHRNCETVKGVNFFGPKCEYVVSGSDCGRIFIWKKKSGQLIRLMEADKYVVNCIESHPHTMVLASSGIEHDIKIWTPKALEKATLPKNIEQKPKAKGWMYRIAYPEDLMQLISLPRRRVRTESNGENSSTDRDLLQLILTFNANSDSSNEDDDDGDTASQDDLFS; from the exons ATGAACAAGAGGAAGGCGCTTCCAGATCTTTGCAATCGAGAAGTCGGCCACCTATCCCCCAGAAATTTCGCTCTCCGTCTTGGCTCTTCCGAG GATCTTGTCCTTCGACTTCAATTACTGAGGAATCTGCAAAAGCACCGAGGTTGTGTCAACGCTGTGAGCTTCAATGCAGATGGTGACATTCTGGTCTCTGGTTCCGATGATTGTGGGATTATTCTCTGGGACTGGGAAACTGGCCGCATTAGACTCTCCTTCCATTCTGGTCATTCTAACAATGTTTTCCAGGCCAAGATCATGCCTCACTCTGATGATCGAACCATTGTCACCTGTGCTGCCGATGGACAG GTGAGACATGCTCAACTTCTTGAAAATGGACGAGTCGAAACTAAGTGTCTGGCCAAGCATCAAGGAAGGGCTCATAAGTTGGCTATTGAGCCTGGTAGCCCTCATATTTTTTATACCTGTGGTGAAGATGGATTAGTGCAGCGT TTTGATCTGAGAACTGGGGCTGCAACAGAACTTTTTACATGCCAGCCAATCAAGGATAGGTGGAGTTACATGCCAGTCATCCATCTTAATGCAATTGCAATTGATCCAAGGAACCCTAATCTCTTTGCGGTTGCTGGCTCTGATGAGTATGCTCGACTTTATGATATTCGCAAGTATAAATGGGACGGATCAACTGATTTTGGTCAACCAACCAACTTCTTTTGCCCTCCACACTTGATTGGCGATCAGCAAGTTGGAATAACAGGCTTGGCCTTTTCTGAACTAAGAGAGCTGCTTGTGTCATACAATGATGagcttatttatctttttaccCAAGATATGGGTTTGGGACCAAACCCCCCTGATCCTGTGTCTCCTAAATCTATGAACAGTGATGCAAGTGAAATTGGATTTAGTCATGGATCTGTGTCATCTCAATCCAAGATGGATGCTGATGAGAAAATCACCCCACAAGTTTTTAAGGGACACAGGAATTGTGAGACGGTGAAGGGTGTTAACTTTTTTGGACCTAAATGTGAGTATGTGGTGAGTGGGTCAGATTGTGGTCGGATTTTCatatggaaaaagaaaagtggTCAGCTTATTCGTCTCATGGAAGCAGATAAGTATGTTGTGAACTGCATTGAGTCTCATCCTCATACAATGGTTCTTGCCAGCAGTGGTATTGAGCATGACATCAAGATATGGACTCCAAAGGCCCTCGAGAAAGCTACTTTGCCCAAAAATATTGAGCAG AAACCGAAGGCTAAGGGCTGGATGTACCGGATAGCTTATCCTGAAGACCTGATGCAACTGATTTCACTTCCAAGACGAAGGGTCAGGACAGAAAGCAATGGAGAAAACTCATCCACAGATCGAGACCTTCTACAGTTGATATTGACATTCAATGCCAATAGTGACAGTTCTAACGAAGATGATGACGATGGTGATACAGCCAGCCAAGACGACTTGTTCAGTTAG
- the LOC114401743 gene encoding pentatricopeptide repeat-containing protein At2g17033, whose translation MMRVWLGNGQQQCPHETLSLSWKLKQPRPQLQARCTLTKQGQRFLTKLTTSSATADNLIRRFLLASPKSVVLSTLSHLLSPSTSYPHLSPLASQLYTGISQAPWFSWNPTTVAELAALLHSLGHHAQSESLISDASSRLQSRQRDLVLFYGKLIDSHSKRNSHTAFDAAFGYLHNLVRTSSSLHVKRRAYQYMVSGLCLMDRPREAEDLVLGLQPSGFEYKSIVYGYGRLGLFNDMNRVVDEMERNGFAVDTVCYNMVLSTYGIHGEHVEMVRWLRRMSNSGVPFSVRTYNSVSNSCPSITRMTRDLSKLALLSISELKEGLEGGEGMVVRELLLLGSCGILEEVMVWDSSEVKLDLHGFHLASAYLIVLLWLEEMGRRLNDSNYGVPAEFTVVCGLGKHSSVRGESPVRVLVQKMMVKMGSPLKVDRKNNGCFIAKGKAVKNWLSQFNNNKSSFTQH comes from the coding sequence ATGATGAGAGTGTGGTTGGGGAATGGGCAGCAGCAGTGTCCTCACGAAACACTGTCCTTGTCATGGAAATTGAAACAACCTCGTCCCCAATTGCAAGCGCGTTGCACGCTAACCAAACAAGGCCAACGATTCCTTACAAAGCTAACCACCTCCTCCGCCACCGCCGACAACCTCATTCGTAGGTTCCTACTAGCTTCTCCCAAATCCGTCGTTCTCAGCACTCTCTCCCACCTCCTCTCCCCTTCCACCTCCTACCCCCACCTCTCTCCCCTCGCCTCGCAGCTTTACACGGGAATCAGCCAAGCCCCATGGTTCTCCTGGAACCCCACCACCGTCGCCGAACTCGCCGCCCTCCTCCACAGTCTCGGCCACCACGCCCAATCCGAATCCCTCATTTCCGACGCCAGTTCCAGGTTACAATCACGCCAACGCGACCTCGTTCTTTTCTACGGCAAACTCATCGATTCACACTCCAAGCGAAACTCCCACACCGCCTTCGACGCCGCTTTTGGTTACCTCCATAACCTTGTCCGCACTTCCTCCTCCCTTCACGTGAAACGCAGGGCCTACCAGTACATGGTGAGCGGCTTATGTTTAATGGATAGACCCCGTGAGGCCGAGGATTTGGTTCTTGGGCTTCAACCTTCGGGCTTCGAGTACAAGTCCATTGTGTATGGATACGGAAGGTTGGGTTTGTTTAATGATATGAATAGAGTGGTGGATGAAATGGAGAGGAATGGCTTTGCTGTTGACACCGTTTGTTACAACATGGTTCTTTCGACTTACGGCATTCACGGGGAGCACGTGGAGATGGTGAGGTGGCTTCGGAGGATGAGCAATTCGGGTGTTCCGTTTTCTGTCAGGACTTACAATTCCGTCTCTAATAGTTGCCCTAGTATTACCAGAATGACGAGGGACTTGAGCAAATTGGCGTTGTTGTCGATTTCAGAATTGAAGGAGGGTTTGGAAGGAGGGGAGGGGATGGTGGTGAgggagttgttgttgttggggtcTTGTGGGATATTGGAGGAGGTCATGGTGTGGGATTCTTCGGAGGTCAAGTTGGACTTGCATGGATTTCACTTGGCTTCGGCGTATTTGATCGTGTTGCTTTGGTTGGAGGAGATGGGAAGAAGGTTGAATGATTCCAATTATGGAGTTCCTGCGGAATTTACGGTGGTTTGTGGGTTGGGAAAGCATAGCAGTGTCAGAGGAGAGTCGCCGGTGAGAGTGTTGGTTCAGAAGATGATGGTCAAAATGGGGAGTCCGTTGAAGGTTGATAGGAAGAACAATGGCTGCTTCATTGCCAAAGGTAAAGCTGTCAAAAACTGGTTAAGTCAATTCAACAACAACAAGTCATCCTTCACTCAACACTAA
- the LOC114403404 gene encoding DNL-type zinc finger protein-like isoform X1: MMETLATSSSATLPSSSSPFSIFPSRRTSLSPPKTLQFRLPSSKRDDARDSDSNQNNLPILSDRCLSLSPLSKNLWGQDAAMGLVLSAATGRGWTTGSGMEGPSVPAVGRDSESGTGNISTFPWSLFTKSPRRRMLVAFTCTICGQRTTRAINPHAYTDGTVFVQCCGCNAYHKLVDHLNLFQETNCYLNSSFNYKGEGWDDLKFRYMDDNDDDDIFPIA, from the exons ATGATGGAAACGTTGGCCACATCTTCTTCTGCAACTCttccatcttcttcttctcccttttctATATTCCCTTCAAGAAGAACTTCCCTTTCTCCTCCCAAGACTCTCCAATTTCGTTTACCCTCCTCCAAGC gtgATGATGCTCGCGATTCAGACTCTAACCAAAACAATCTTCCTATTCTCAGTGATCGCTGCCTCTCCCTTTCCCCTCTTTCCAAA AATTTGTGGGGTCAGGATGCTGCGATGGGGCTGGTGCTGAGTGCTGCAACGGGCAGAGGATGGACCACGGGTTCAGGGATGGAAGGCCCCTCTGTTCCTGCAGTTGGTAGGGATAGCGAATCTGGGACGGGGAACATCTCCACTTTCCCATGGTCTCTCTTCACAAAATCCCCTAGGAGAAGGATGCTGGTGGCTTTTACTTGTACCATCTGTGGCCAGCGAACTACAAGGGCTATTAATCCCCATGCTTACACTGATGGCACTGTTTTTGTGcag TGCTGTGGATGCAATGCATATCATAAGCTCGTGGATCACTTGAACCTGTTTCAGGAGACAAATTGCTATTTGAATTCAAGTTTTAATTATAAAGGAGAAGGATGGGATGATCTTAAGTTCAGGTATATGGATGATAACGATGATGATGACATATTCCCCATTGCATAA
- the LOC114403404 gene encoding uncharacterized protein LOC114403404 isoform X2 — protein sequence MMETLATSSSATLPSSSSPFSIFPSRRTSLSPPKTLQFRLPSSKRDDARDSDSNQNNLPILSDRCLSLSPLSKDAAMGLVLSAATGRGWTTGSGMEGPSVPAVGRDSESGTGNISTFPWSLFTKSPRRRMLVAFTCTICGQRTTRAINPHAYTDGTVFVQCCGCNAYHKLVDHLNLFQETNCYLNSSFNYKGEGWDDLKFRYMDDNDDDDIFPIA from the exons ATGATGGAAACGTTGGCCACATCTTCTTCTGCAACTCttccatcttcttcttctcccttttctATATTCCCTTCAAGAAGAACTTCCCTTTCTCCTCCCAAGACTCTCCAATTTCGTTTACCCTCCTCCAAGC gtgATGATGCTCGCGATTCAGACTCTAACCAAAACAATCTTCCTATTCTCAGTGATCGCTGCCTCTCCCTTTCCCCTCTTTCCAAA GATGCTGCGATGGGGCTGGTGCTGAGTGCTGCAACGGGCAGAGGATGGACCACGGGTTCAGGGATGGAAGGCCCCTCTGTTCCTGCAGTTGGTAGGGATAGCGAATCTGGGACGGGGAACATCTCCACTTTCCCATGGTCTCTCTTCACAAAATCCCCTAGGAGAAGGATGCTGGTGGCTTTTACTTGTACCATCTGTGGCCAGCGAACTACAAGGGCTATTAATCCCCATGCTTACACTGATGGCACTGTTTTTGTGcag TGCTGTGGATGCAATGCATATCATAAGCTCGTGGATCACTTGAACCTGTTTCAGGAGACAAATTGCTATTTGAATTCAAGTTTTAATTATAAAGGAGAAGGATGGGATGATCTTAAGTTCAGGTATATGGATGATAACGATGATGATGACATATTCCCCATTGCATAA